A region of the Paracoccaceae bacterium genome:
GCTACCGGTGTCGCGGTGTTCGACACGCTCCTGCCGCTGGTGCGCGGACAGCGGATCGGACTGTTCGCCGGATCGGGCGTCGGCAAGTCGTCGCTGCTGGCCAAGTTCGCGCGGGGCGTCGAGGCCGATGTGGTGGTGATCGCGCTGATCGGCGAGCGTGGGCGCGAACTGCGGGAGTTCACCGAGGTCGTCCTGGGGTCGGCGGGCATGGCGCGCACGGTTGTCGTGGCCGCGACATCCGACCAGTCGCCACTGGTTCGCCGGCGTTGCGCGTGGGCGGCGACGGCGGTGGCCGAGCATTTCCGCGATCGTGGGCTGCATGTCCTGCTGCTTGCCGACAGCATCACACGGTTCGCCGAGGCGCATCGCGAGGTTGCGCTGGCAGCCGGGGAAAGCGCGGGCATGCGCGGCTATCCACCTTCGACCGCGCCTGCGATCACGTCCCTGGCAGAACGCGCCGGCCCGGGTGACGACGGGGCGGGCGACATCACCGCCGTCTATACCGTGCTGGTCCCCGGATCGGACATGGAGGAACCCGTGGCCGACATCCTGCGCGGGGTCCTGGACGGCCACGTGGTGCTGGACCGCCGGATTGCCGAGCGCGGGCGCTATCCGGCAATCGACCTGCTTCGATCCGTCTCGCGCAGCTTGCCTGCATGCGCAACCGATCGCGAGAACGCGTTGATCGCGCAGGCACGGGCACTGCTGG
Encoded here:
- a CDS encoding FliI/YscN family ATPase — translated: MDGILDGLRARIADVAAVVPVGRITEVGPATVCVAGLATDAALGDRVAIHAAGGLVGGEVVALSSRGLGVLVEETVEGLAIGDAVELRGRSDLSPADSWIGRIIDPFGQPLDGRPLMPGSCPRALRARPPTAARRRPLGPRMATGVAVFDTLLPLVRGQRIGLFAGSGVGKSSLLAKFARGVEADVVVIALIGERGRELREFTEVVLGSAGMARTVVVAATSDQSPLVRRRCAWAATAVAEHFRDRGLHVLLLADSITRFAEAHREVALAAGESAGMRGYPPSTAPAITSLAERAGPGDDGAGDITAVYTVLVPGSDMEEPVADILRGVLDGHVVLDRRIAERGRYPAIDLLRSVSRSLPACATDRENALIAQARALLGAWDRAELMIQSGLYAKGSDPQVDAAIAVWPALDAFLAEDAQGGIAASFARLADCLGVAPPT